Genomic segment of Sphingopyxis lindanitolerans:
TGGTGACGACGGTGCCGGTGCGCATCCGTTTCTTGAGGTCGGCGCCGCTGGCCCCCGACACCGCCTCGGCCGCGCTGGCGAGCGCGAGCTGAACCTCGGCGATCGCGGGTATGGGGATTTCGGGGGGCAGGACCGCGTCGAGGATATGGTCGTCGCGAAGATAAGCGTGGGCGAGGACATAGTCGCCGATCCGCTGGCTGGGACGCAGGCCCCCGCAATGGCCGATCATCAGCCACGCCTCGGGCCGCAAGACCGCGAGATGGTCGCAGATCGTCTTGGCGTTTGCGGGGCCGACCCCGATGTTGACCAAGGTGATGCCCACGCCGTCGGGGGCGATCAAATGATAGGCGGGCATCTGGTGCCGCCGCCACGCGCTGTCGGCGACGAGCGCGCTGGCGTTGACGCCGGGCTGATCGACATAAAGCCCCGCGGCGCCGGCGAGCGCGGTATAGCGGCCCTGGCCGACCTGCGACGCCGCCCAGACGACGAATTCGTCGACATAGCGGTGATAGTTGGTGAACAATATATAGCGCTGAAAATGCTCGGGCGCGGTGCCGGTGTAATGGCGCAGCCGCGCGAGGCTGAAGTCGGTGCGCAGCGCGTCGAACAGCGCCAGCGGCTGCGGCTTGGCGGGGTCGGCGCCGAACAGTCCGTCGGCCAGTTCGTCGCCGATGTCGGCGAGTTCGGTGGTCGGGAAATGGCGCGCGAGTTCGAGCGGCGTGACCCCGCCCATGTCGGACCCGTCGCTCGCGTCGAGCACATAGGGGAAGGGGATCTGCTGCCCGGTGCGTGTCACCTCGAGCGTGATGTCATAATGGCGCGCGAGCAGCAGGAGCTGGTCGCGCAGATAATCGGCGAACAGGTCGGGGCGCGTCACGGTGGTGACGAAGACGCCGCCGCGTTCGAAACGGCCGAAGGAAAGATTATGCCCCTTTTGCCCCTCGCGCTGTTCGCCGGTGGTGGTCAGGCGGATCGCCGGATAGTCGAACAGGCCGGTCGCGGCGGCGTCGGCCGGGGGCAGCGTGCGGTCGTGGACATAGGCCGCGATGGCCGATTTGAGAGTGGAAACCGACGCGCGGAACTTGTCCTGAAGCTCGGCGATGATCGCATCGACGAGAGCGGCGGGGTCGGTGATGTCGGATGTGTTCGATGATACGGATGTCATCGCGACGCTGTTGCACGAAATTGTGACAAAAGGGAAGGGGCGGGAACGATCCTCCCCATCGCTACGCGACGGGGAGGATCATGCCATTCAAAGCTGTTCGAGCATATGATCCGCGCTCGACACGCGGAATTCGCCCGGCGCTTCGACATTGAGCTGTTCGACGACGCCGTCGTTGACGATCATCGAAAAACGCTGGCCGCGCTTGCCCATGCCAAAGGCGGTGCCGTCCATCGTCAGCCCGACCGCGTCGGCGAAGGCGCCGTTGCCGTCGGCGAGCATGGTGACGCTGTCGGTGGCGTTCGCGCCCTTGCTCCATGCGCCCATGACGAAGGCGTCGTTGACCGCGGTGCAGACGATTTCATCGACGCCCTTGGCCTTGAGCTCATCGGCCTTGTCGACGAAGCCCGGCAGATGCTTGGCCGAGCAGGTCGGGGTGAAGGCGCCGGGAACCGAGAAGAGCGCGACCTTGCGGCCCTTGAAATAATCGGCGGTGGTCACCTGTTCGGGTCCGTTTTCGGTAACCTTCACAAAGGTCGCGTCGGGCAGCTTGTCGCCGGTCTGGATCGTCATCTTGGCATCCTTTCGTTTGGAGGGGTCGCGGCCGACATTGGAGCGCGACCGCCGCGAGTCAAGGCGTGGGCGGGTCGAGGACGGGAATAATCACGCGCGCAGGGCGTGCAGAGGCCGCTGGGAAGAACGGGGTTCACGCGGAGGCGCGGAGACATGGTGCCTGCCGCGAAGCGGCTTTCCCAGTCCCGCGCCGCGCCCGGCCGAACCATGGATTATAGTCGGGGGCCTGCCGGCCCATCTTCTTTCTCCGCGCCTCCGCGTCTCCGCGCGAACCCATTGGCTCTGCGCGCGAATAGATCATTCCCGCTACCATGCGAACCTATCCGCTGGACCGCGCGGCGACGGCGCGGCATGATGGCGCCATGGACTCCGCCCCGCCCTTCTTCACCGGCCAGTTGCTGCTCGCGCTGCCGGGGATCGGCGATCCTCGCTTCGCGCATGCGGTGATCGCGATGATCAGCCATGACGAGGAAGGCGCGATGGGAATCGGGATCGCCGACCCGATCGACGGCATGACCGTCGGCGCGGTGCTCGACCAGCTCGAGATCGGGCATGACGGGCCGCTCGACCAGCCGGTTTTCCTTGGCGGGCCGGTCGAGCCGTCGCGCGGTTTCGTCATCCACAGCCGCGACTGGGGCGGCGAAGGCGCGGTGCAGGTTGCCGATCGCTGGATGGTGTCGAGCTCGCACGACATATTGCGCGCGATCGGCGAAGGCCGCGGTCCCGCGCGCTGGCTGGTCGCGCTCGGCTATGCCGGCTGGTCGCCGGGGCAGCTCGAGGAGGAAATGGTCCGCCACGGCTGGCATGTCACCCCCGGCAGCGACGCCCTGCTCTTTGAAACGCCGCCGACCAATCGCTGGCAGGCGGCGTTCGCCGAAGCGGGCGTGGACGCGCGCTTGCTGACCACCGAAGGCGGCGAAGCGTAAGTGCTAAACGTCGCCCCCGCGAAGTCGGGGGCGACGCTTTTCCCTACCGCGCCAGCGCGAGCAGCGGTTTGCCCCTGTTGAGGTTGGCGAGCGCGGTGCGCGCGGCCCAGCGCGAATCCATATAGGTTCCGCTCGCCAATTCGACGTCGTAGCGGATCGGGCTGGCGATCGCGGCCTCATAGGCGGTGGCGGCGTCGGCGGCCTGCCCAAGGCGGGCGTAAGCGGTGCCGAGGTTGATCAGCCGCGACGGATCGCGCGCATCGATCGGGCTGTGCGTCAGTTCGTCGAGCGCGGCGGCGTTGCGACCGGCCTGCAATTCCTCATAGGCGACCGACAGCGGCGACAAATCGCCCGCGTCGGCGCCGCTGACGACGATCGATTGCGCCGCGGCAGGGCTCGCGAGCAAGCCCGCGACAGCGGCGGCGAGGACCAGCGGCAGGATTTTTTTCATGATCTCTATCTCCCCGAAAACTTTGGACGATTTTCCGTCTCATGCGACGAAAAGTCAATATTTCCGGAGGGTTGTAACATGGGTGTCACAAAGGTCGATTAGGCTTATCGCCAAGGCGTATTATAAGGCACGATTATCAGAATCTTGGGCGCGGCGACTCCGTGTCACAAAGCCGCGCGGGTGATTGTCACAATTGCGGCCGCCGAAAATTATTTTCGCGCCGCCCCGGTTCGCGGCGGCCGAGTCGTGCCGAAAGCGCGACCGCGGACGGCGCGGGCCTTGAGGATATAAAGAAAAGTTTATATTTGATCGAAGCGGCGCTTTCGGCTAGGGCGCCGGGCAAATTTCGTGGCCGCTCGCCTGCGGTCGACTTCGCCAGACTGGAGACTATTCGTGGCTACTCTCGCCGCCGACACCCGTGACTATGTGATCGCCGACATCGGGCTTGCCGATTTCGGGCGCAAGGAAATCAACATCGCCGAAACCGAAATGCCGGGCCTGATGGCGCTGCGCGAAGAGTTCGGGGCGTCGCAGCCGCTGAAGGGCGCGCGCATCGTCGGGTCGCTGCACATGACGATCCAGACCGCGGTGCTGATCGAGACGCTGACCGCGCTCGGCGCCGAGGTGCGCTGGGCGACGTGCAATATCTTCTCGACCCAGGACCATGCCGCCGCCGCGATCGCCGCGTCGGGGGTGCCGGTGTTCGCGATCAAGGGCGAAAGCCTCGCCGATTATTGGGATTATGTCGGCCGCATCTTCGACTGGGGCGTCGACGATGGCACGACGTGCAATCTGATCCTCGACGACGGCGGCGATGCGACGATGTTCGCGCTGTGGGGCGCCAAGCTCGAAGCCGGGCAGACGATGCCTGCGCCCGAGAATGAGGAAGAGATCGAGATGCAGCGCGCGCTGAAGGCGTTCGTCGCGGCGAACCCCGGTTACCTGACCAAGACGGTCAAGGCGATCAAGGGCGTGTCGGAGGAAACGACGACCGGCGTCCACCGCCTGTACCACATCGCCAAGAAGGGCGAGTTGCCCTTCCCCGCGATCAACGTCAACGACAGCGTCACCAAGTCGAAGTTCGACAATCTTTATGGCTGCAAGGAATCGCTCGTCGACGCGATCCGCCGCGGCACCGACGTGATGCTCGCGGGCAAGGTCGCCACCGTCGCCGGCTTCGGCGACGTCGGTAAGGGCTCGGCGCAGTCGCTCCGCAACGGCGGCGCGCGCGTGCTGGTCACCGAAATCGACCCGATCTGCGCGCTGCAGGCGGCGATGGAGGGCTTCGAGGTCGTGACGATGGACGAGGCGGTCAAGCGTTCGGACATCTTCGTCACCGCGACGGGCAACGCCGACGTCATCACCGCCGAGCATATGGCGGGCATGAAGAATATGGCGATCGTCTGCAACATCGGCCATTTCGACAGCGAGATCCAGATCGCGGCGCTCGCCAATTACAAGTGGACCGAAGTGAAGCCGCAGGTCGACCTGGTCGAATTCCCCGACGGCAAGCAGATCATCATCCTGTCGAAGGGCCGCCTGGTCAATCTCGGCAACGCGACGGGCCACCCGAGCTTCGTGATGTCGGCGAGCTTCACCAACCAGACGCTCGCGCAGATCGAACTGTGGACGCGCAGCGAGCAGTATAAGAACGACGTCTATGTCCTGCCCAAGCATCTCGACGAAAAGGTCGCGGCGCTGCACCTCGACAAGCTCGGCGTGCAATTGAGCAAGCTGAGCCAGAAGCAGGCCGACTATATCGGGGTACCGGTCGAAGGCCCGTTCAAGCCCGACCATTATCGGTATTGAGCGCGTCCCTTATGAAGACGTGGCTTTGGTGCAACACATCGCATCCACATGTGACATGTTGGTGAGATTTTTATGGAATTCTGAAAAGCCCCCATTAAGGTCAGGCCTTATGGGGAGCTTTGCCTCCCTCTGAAAACCGGGGAGTTACATGATGAAGTTGTTTGCAAGGGCCGCGCTTGGCGCGTGCGTTTCCTTTATTGCACTGTCCGCATCGGGCGCCGCGCTTGCGCAGGAACAGGACAGCGTCGCGCCGCAGGAGAGCGTCGACTCGAAGAATTCCGACGAAACGATCATCGTCACCGGTTCGCGTATCGCGCGGCCCAATTACGACACCGTCGAACCCGTCATTGTCGTCGGCTCGCAAAGCATCGAAGATCGCGGTTTCACGACGCTGGGCCAGGCGCTCAGTGAGCAGCCGGCTTTCGGCGTTCCGGGTGCGTCGCCTGTCGGTGCCCAGTCGTCTTTCGGTCCGGGGCAGAACTTCGTCGACTTCTTCAGCCTTGGCTCGCAGCGTACACTGACGCTCGTCAACGGCCGGCGCTTTGTCGGCTCGAACACCTCGTCGATTTTCGGTCCCACGGGATCGGGCGGTAGCCAGGTCGACCTCAACATCATTCCGACCAAGTTGATCGATCGTGTCGAAACCATCGCGGTCGGCGGTGCGCCGATCTATGGCTCCGACGCGATCGCCGGAACTGTCAACGTGATCATGAAGCGCGATTACGAAGGTTTCGAGATCGACGGGCAGTACGGCCTTTCGTCGCGCGGCGATGCTGAGGAATATCGTGTGCGGGGCCTCGCAGGCTTCAACTTCGGGGATGGCCGCGGGAACTTCGTGATCTCGGGCGAATATAACAAGGCGGGCGGCCTACTTTACACTGACCGAAAATTGACGTCGAGCGGTGATTTCTTTGCGGATACCAATGATCCTGCGGATCGTTACACGCGGCGTATTTTTCGTGACCGTCGCATCCCCTCCATTGCGGAAACCGGCATTCCGTTGGTAGGCAGTCTTCTGGGTTTTCCGATTACTGACACGCAGGCGGTCAATTATTTCGGCTACCCGGAGCAAGTGGATGGTACGGTTCAGATCGGTGGACTTGATCAAAAGTTTGACGCCAATGGCAACCTGATTCCGATTATGTATGGAACTCCCACCGGCCTTCCCGGCGATCTGAATATCGATTTTTCGGGCGGCAATGGCTTTAGCCTCATTCCGCTGTCCAATCTTTTGTCCAAGATCGAGCGCATCAACGCGCTTTCGATGGCTGAATACCAGTTAACCGACAATATTCGCGTTTTTGCTGAGGGTTGGTATAGCCGTAGCAAGGGCACTAACCTGCGCGATCAGCCCGAATATAATTCCGGTATATTCGACGCCGATGGAGCGCCCGCCGGAAACTTCATTATGAGCATCGATAACCCGTATCTCAGCGATGAGACGAGGGCAGCAATTATCGATTCCATCAACAATAACCCGTTCAGCGATCAGAATTTCTTTGGAGGATCGCAGGATTATTTCTATCTCGGCCGCGCCAACACCGATCTCGTTTCGGGTCAAAGTGTCGGCAAGTCAGAGGTGATCCGCGGCGTGCTCGGTCTCGATGGTGATTTCGACTTCAACGGTCGTTCGATCAACTGGGAAGTCGTCGGCGTCTATGGTCGGGCCAAGACCAAGGCCCGCAATACCGCGCTTGCCACGCAGAATCTGTTCAATGCGCTCGATGCGGTCGACGAGGGGGTGTACAATGGCGGCCCCGCCAACGGCAACATCATCTGCCGCCCAGGTCACCCAGA
This window contains:
- a CDS encoding AMP nucleosidase, yielding MTSVSSNTSDITDPAALVDAIIAELQDKFRASVSTLKSAIAAYVHDRTLPPADAAATGLFDYPAIRLTTTGEQREGQKGHNLSFGRFERGGVFVTTVTRPDLFADYLRDQLLLLARHYDITLEVTRTGQQIPFPYVLDASDGSDMGGVTPLELARHFPTTELADIGDELADGLFGADPAKPQPLALFDALRTDFSLARLRHYTGTAPEHFQRYILFTNYHRYVDEFVVWAASQVGQGRYTALAGAAGLYVDQPGVNASALVADSAWRRHQMPAYHLIAPDGVGITLVNIGVGPANAKTICDHLAVLRPEAWLMIGHCGGLRPSQRIGDYVLAHAYLRDDHILDAVLPPEIPIPAIAEVQLALASAAEAVSGASGADLKKRMRTGTVVTTDDRNWELRYTDSALRFSQSRAIGIDMESATIAAQGYRFRVPYGTLLCVSDKPLHGELKLPGQANRFYEEAIAAHLQIGIRACETMRDEGAKLHSRKLRAFNEPPFR
- a CDS encoding peroxiredoxin; translated protein: MTIQTGDKLPDATFVKVTENGPEQVTTADYFKGRKVALFSVPGAFTPTCSAKHLPGFVDKADELKAKGVDEIVCTAVNDAFVMGAWSKGANATDSVTMLADGNGAFADAVGLTMDGTAFGMGKRGQRFSMIVNDGVVEQLNVEAPGEFRVSSADHMLEQL
- the ahcY gene encoding adenosylhomocysteinase, producing the protein MATLAADTRDYVIADIGLADFGRKEINIAETEMPGLMALREEFGASQPLKGARIVGSLHMTIQTAVLIETLTALGAEVRWATCNIFSTQDHAAAAIAASGVPVFAIKGESLADYWDYVGRIFDWGVDDGTTCNLILDDGGDATMFALWGAKLEAGQTMPAPENEEEIEMQRALKAFVAANPGYLTKTVKAIKGVSEETTTGVHRLYHIAKKGELPFPAINVNDSVTKSKFDNLYGCKESLVDAIRRGTDVMLAGKVATVAGFGDVGKGSAQSLRNGGARVLVTEIDPICALQAAMEGFEVVTMDEAVKRSDIFVTATGNADVITAEHMAGMKNMAIVCNIGHFDSEIQIAALANYKWTEVKPQVDLVEFPDGKQIIILSKGRLVNLGNATGHPSFVMSASFTNQTLAQIELWTRSEQYKNDVYVLPKHLDEKVAALHLDKLGVQLSKLSQKQADYIGVPVEGPFKPDHYRY
- a CDS encoding TonB-dependent receptor domain-containing protein — protein: MKLFARAALGACVSFIALSASGAALAQEQDSVAPQESVDSKNSDETIIVTGSRIARPNYDTVEPVIVVGSQSIEDRGFTTLGQALSEQPAFGVPGASPVGAQSSFGPGQNFVDFFSLGSQRTLTLVNGRRFVGSNTSSIFGPTGSGGSQVDLNIIPTKLIDRVETIAVGGAPIYGSDAIAGTVNVIMKRDYEGFEIDGQYGLSSRGDAEEYRVRGLAGFNFGDGRGNFVISGEYNKAGGLLYTDRKLTSSGDFFADTNDPADRYTRRIFRDRRIPSIAETGIPLVGSLLGFPITDTQAVNYFGYPEQVDGTVQIGGLDQKFDANGNLIPIMYGTPTGLPGDLNIDFSGGNGFSLIPLSNLLSKIERINALSMAEYQLTDNIRVFAEGWYSRSKGTNLRDQPEYNSGIFDADGAPAGNFIMSIDNPYLSDETRAAIIDSINNNPFSDQNFFGGSQDYFYLGRANTDLVSGQSVGKSEVIRGVLGLDGDFDFNGRSINWEVVGVYGRAKTKARNTALATQNLFNALDAVDEGVYNGGPANGNIICRPGHPESSAPTISSTCAPLNPFGLNQASQAARDYVTGIATPVALNQQWTVTASLAGPVASLPGGDLAFAVGYEHRYESQKFDPGAFFLGGPDNTPDVDENGDGDPTNDPSPYGQTVPIIGSYGNFNTDEVFGEMRADLVGPDQNIPLIHALEFKGAARYVDHNFSGADLTWTLGGRWKPVEDLTIRGNFTRAIRSPSITEAINPAQSYFGFATDPCDKNQVKNGPDPATRRANCIAAGIDPDTFGSLSAQRSFPGAVAGDSTLTAEKSNSWTIGALFQPTFLRRFNASVDYIDIKVKDVITDFTAGQVLSACYDSTDYPNNRFCDQIQRDDDGQLSFIQTGYANQAELRYKGILANVDYTFDTPFLGADSRMNLSVNYQYLDTLSNRAGAGAATNTAGEIGLSQHKALASLNYVNKDFGALISASYFGKAKYDVNEDPDFRTPNSVGDVVFINASMTFKVQDNFQLRFVVDNLFDARPPYPSPIGGGTITYFRGVLGRYFRVGATASF
- a CDS encoding YqgE/AlgH family protein, whose protein sequence is MRTYPLDRAATARHDGAMDSAPPFFTGQLLLALPGIGDPRFAHAVIAMISHDEEGAMGIGIADPIDGMTVGAVLDQLEIGHDGPLDQPVFLGGPVEPSRGFVIHSRDWGGEGAVQVADRWMVSSSHDILRAIGEGRGPARWLVALGYAGWSPGQLEEEMVRHGWHVTPGSDALLFETPPTNRWQAAFAEAGVDARLLTTEGGEA